A single genomic interval of Anthonomus grandis grandis chromosome 17, icAntGran1.3, whole genome shotgun sequence harbors:
- the LOC126746362 gene encoding uncharacterized protein LOC126746362 has product MSKIRSKRSEKQVKQQNFLRKIKDMKDSLFGQFSTTLTKETKRSAWMEVRDYAVSIGLITCEKDYTYVRDATWPNIRNRTMIKLDNAKKTGSDGGPNSKLDDTDKLVIEIIGKNSPVIEGIGVADSMEEEVVTQTLPTNTETLPDVTEIKEDVGNTFEDVVSPPLKSQKLTRGCLKRKIIVQNSNETKYLEDLKRKKLELEVRKLELEVWDKERSLNVSHCNLTSHIEEQKDTQNITEYILNEEGDVIGINEKL; this is encoded by the exons ATGTCTAAAATAAGAAGTAAAAGATCGGAAAAGCAAGTTAAGCAACAAAACTTTCTCCGAAAAATTAAAGACATGAAAGATAGTCTATTTGGACAGTTTTCTACCACACTGACCAAGGAAACAAAAAGATCCGCATGGATGGAAGTTAGGGACTATGCGGTTTCTATTGGATTGATTACATGCGAGAAAGACTACACCTACGTGCGTGATGCTACTTGGCCTAATATTCGGAACCGAACAATG atcaaaCTTGATAACGCAAAAAAAACTGGATCAGATGGCGGCCCCAATTCGAAACTTGATGACACCGACAAGCTAGTAAttgaaataattggaaaaaactcTCCAGTTATAGAAGGAATCGGGGTCGCGGATTCAATGGAGGAAGAGGTTGTAACCCAAACTCTACCGACTAATACTGAGACATTACCTGATGTAACAGAGATAAAAGAGGATGTGGGAAATACATTTGAAGATGTCGTAAGCCCACCGCTGAAGTCCCAAAAGTTAACAAGAG GATGTCTTAAGAGAAAAATCATTGTCCAAAATTCCAATGAAACAAAATACCTCGAGGACCTCAAGAGAAAAAAACTTGAACTAGAAGTCCGAAAATTGGAGTTGGAAGTGTGGGATAAAGAAAGGTCACTTAATGTAAGTCACTGTAACCTTACAAGCCATATTGAAGAGCAAAAGGACACACAAAATAttactgaatatattttaaatgaagaagGTGATGTAATCGGTATTAATGAAAAACTAtga